From a region of the uncultured Fretibacterium sp. genome:
- a CDS encoding BMC domain-containing protein, whose translation MSKAIGLIEFNTTPKGMEAADAMLKASEVQLVFSSPICPGKYITILAGEVDAVKTAISKGEETGGLFVLDSHVLPNVHPSVIPALTGTGEMGEVRALGAVETICAVSAVHAGDVAAKAANVRLLEIRLARGLGGKGILLLTGDLGSVESSVEACRRRLGTEGGITSAVVIPSPHKALVSALL comes from the coding sequence ATGAGCAAGGCGATAGGACTGATCGAGTTCAACACGACGCCCAAGGGAATGGAGGCGGCGGATGCCATGCTGAAAGCCTCCGAAGTGCAGCTTGTCTTCTCGTCCCCCATCTGTCCGGGGAAATACATCACCATCCTCGCGGGAGAGGTGGACGCCGTCAAGACGGCGATCTCGAAGGGAGAGGAGACGGGCGGGCTCTTCGTGCTGGACTCCCACGTCCTGCCCAACGTGCACCCGTCGGTCATCCCTGCCCTCACGGGCACGGGAGAGATGGGAGAGGTGAGGGCCCTGGGTGCGGTGGAGACTATCTGCGCCGTGTCCGCCGTCCATGCCGGCGACGTCGCGGCCAAGGCCGCGAACGTCCGGCTTCTGGAGATTCGCCTCGCTCGGGGCCTGGGCGGAAAGGGAATCCTCCTTTTGACGGGCGACCTGGGCAGCGTGGAGAGCTCGGTGGAGGCGTGCCGCCGCAGGCTGGGGACGGAGGGAGGAATCACGAGTGCCGTCGTGATCCCGTCCCCCCATAAAGCGCTGGTCTCCGCCCTTCTTTGA
- a CDS encoding EutP/PduV family microcompartment system protein, whose translation MVVGQTGAGKTSLLKALGVWEGRVRKTEALAYGPQCIDTPGEFFDIPMFYHVLIQTSIKAAVILFLMDPLRPRHVVPNFSKTLRAPVIGVVSKADAATPKAIESAIQGLQESGVTEIHVVSSETGEGLELLSQRIRELRGGEPTTAETD comes from the coding sequence ATGGTGGTAGGGCAGACCGGCGCCGGGAAGACCTCGCTCCTGAAGGCCCTGGGGGTCTGGGAGGGGCGCGTCCGAAAGACGGAGGCCCTGGCCTATGGGCCGCAGTGCATCGACACGCCAGGCGAGTTCTTCGACATCCCCATGTTCTACCACGTCCTGATCCAGACCTCCATCAAGGCCGCCGTCATCCTGTTCCTGATGGATCCCCTGCGGCCCAGGCACGTCGTCCCCAACTTCTCCAAGACCTTGCGCGCGCCCGTAATCGGGGTCGTCAGCAAGGCGGACGCCGCCACCCCCAAGGCGATAGAGTCCGCCATCCAGGGATTGCAGGAGTCCGGCGTCACGGAAATTCACGTCGTCTCCTCCGAGACGGGGGAGGGGCTGGAGCTCCTTAGCCAACGCATCCGCGAACTCCGCGGGGGGGAGCCCACGACCGCCGAGACGGACTGA